TGTTTCACATTCTTGGCGATAATGGCCCCGGCCGGCCCAATAGTCCAGGCCACGATTACCTGGGGGCGCCTGCGCCAGATTTTGGCCAGCTGGGTGGTCATGTCCGTATCCCGGGGATTAAAGGACTCGGCGGCCACAATGGTCAACCCGTACTCCGGGGCCAGCTTTTCCAGCCACTTGCGGCCGTCCTTGCCGAACCCATCGGTGGCCGTAAGGAGTCCTACTTTGGTGAGGCCCTTTTTCCGAAGATAGCCGTAGATCTTGCGTACGGCGGTGCTTGAACGCTGGGGGGTCTTGAAGATGTAACGGTAGGAACCGAATCGTCCCCCCATGATTACCGGGTCTCCACCCACGGTCATGATGGTGGGCACCCGGGCCGCCTCCACCAGGGGCTTTACCGCCATGCCGGTTCCGGTGCGGGTGGGGCCGATGATCGCCACCACTTTTTCCTTGTAAATAAAACCCACGGCCTTGCTGGGATCGCCCTCCGTATCTCCCAGGACCAGCTTTAGCGGCCGGCCATGAATTCCCCCCTCCTTGTTGATCTCCGCCACCAGCTTGGTGGGGGTCCCGATGAAGGCCGCCGGCCCGGAAAGGGCAAAAAGGGCCCCGATCTTGATGGACTCCTGGGCGAAAACCCCTCCGCAAAGCCCCAGAAGAAAGAGGCCCACTAAAAACAGCCCCTTCCGCATAAGCTTCCTCCTTTTAAAGGATCTTCCCCCTCATATCATTTTCCCATATAGGCTTCAAGGACGGCGGGATGGTTCCGGACCTCCTCCCGAAGGGCTCGGGGAAGGTGAAGGAGGGCGGAAAGGAACCCGGTTTGGCGCCGAAGGTGGAACCCGCAAAGGACGTTTTCCAGCACACTCATCCCCGGAAAGATACGGATATGCTGAAAGGTACGGGCCAGGCCCCGGGCGGCCCTCTCCCAGGGAGAAAGCCCCTTAAGGGAGGCCCCTCCAAGGCGGACCTCTCCTTCGTCTTCGGAAAGGATTCCGGAGATAATGTTCAAGGAGGGTGGTCTTGCCCGCTCCGTTGGGCCCGATAAGGCCCACAATCTCCCCGGGCCGCACGCGAAAACTCACCCGGGAAAGGACCGCAAGCCCTCCGAAGCTTTTACTCACCCCGTCTATCTCAAGCATCTCCTCTCCAGCGCTTCCCCAGCCCGCTCAGGCCCTCGGGGAAAAGATGAGAAGCCCCATGAGAAGCCCTCCATAAAAGAAATCCCGGTAGTCTTCCAGGATCTCCAGAAGGTGGGGAAGAGGGGTGAGGACTCCGGCCCCGAGGAGAGCTCCCCAGAGGGAGCCCTTTCCCCCGAAAAGGCACATGGTGACCAGTTCTACGGAAAAGAAAATGTCAAAGGTTTTGGGACTGATAAAGGAGAGATAATGGGCATAGAAGGCCCCGGCCAGAAGGGCGCAGGCCGCACTCACGGCAAAGGCCAGAATCTTGTAGCGCAGGGGAGAGATCCCCAGACAGGCGGCCGCGGCCTCCTCGGAGAGGGCCTTGAGGGCCCGGCCCTCTCCGGAGTGCACCAGGTTAAAAAGGAAAAAAAGGCGGCCAGGGTCACCCCCCATAAGAAGTAATAAAAGAGGGGGTCCCCGGAAAGGACATAAGGGCCTAAACGGTAGGGAGGTATACCCGGAAGGCCCGGAGGGCCTCCGGTGAGTCCTTCGGCCTCCACCAGGAAGTAGTAAACCATGAGGTTGAAGGCCAGGGTGGCCATGACCAGGTAGTTTCCTTTAAGGCGCAGGATCAGGCGTCCGAGGAGAGCAGCCAGCAAGGTCCCTCCGGCCACCACCGCCAGGGTGGAAAGAAGGGGAGGGATCCCCAGCCTGAGGGAAAGGAGGGCCGAGCCATAGGCTCCCAAGGCCCAGAAGCCGGCGTGCCCCAGCGAGATCTCCCCGGCATAACCGATGAGAAGGACCAGACCCGAGACCGTGAGTACATTTAAGGCAGTGAAATTGGCCACCGTGAGCGTGCAGAAAGATGGAGGCCCCGATGGTGATAAAAATGAGGGCGAGGGGGCCCCGGGTGCGGGCCGGCCGAAGGGCCACCCTTTCCAGGAGAAAGCCGCAAAGGCCCGCTCCGAGGACGGCCAGAAGGGCCGCAAGGAGCCAGGGGAGCTCCAGGTCCTTTAAGGAGGGTTCCGGCGAGAAAGCCGGCCAGGGTCAAAAAGTCCCCCTGAGCAAAGTTTACGATGCACAGGCTCTTTTCCACCACGCAGAAACCCAGGGCCACCAGGGCATAAATGGCCCCGGCCGTAAGCCCGGAAAAGACAAACTGCAGAAGAACCCAGGCCTCCATACGCCTGTCTTTCCTACCCCAAAAACCCTCCCGGACAATTCCCAGGGGAGGCCTATTCCGTAAAGAGTTTCAGGCGGGTCTTTTTGAGTTCCTTTACGGTGCGGAGGGGAAGGTAGTCGGTGAGATGGTGGCGGCGGGCTATCTCCGCAACCCGCTCCTCGGGGGCCTTCCGGGCGTGCAACATGGTGTAAAGATTGTAAGGCCAGTCGGGGTAGCTTTCCCTCTCGTAACAATGGGTTATGCCCGGCTCAGAGGCCAGGGCCCGGCCTATCTCCTCCATCCTTTCTTCCGGCACCCGCCAGGCCACCATGATGTTTTCCCGGAATCCGGCCCGATGGTGACGCACCAGTCCGGCAAAGCGCCGCATAACCCCTCGCCGGAGCATCTCCCGAATCCAGGTGAGGAGTTCCTCCTCCGAGACCCGGGCCTGCCGGGCCACCTCGGAAAAGGGCCGGGGGACAAGGGGCAGAGGCTCCTGGGTGGCCCGCACCAGCCGGACGGTTCTTTCGTCCGGGATCAGGTTTTCCGAAATCCGGGGAGGCCCTCCATCTCCGGTCACCCCCTCCTCCAGATCAAAGACCACCGCAATGCGAAAGACCCTCCGGATGGGGAGTATAAGATACCGCCTGGCGGCCGCGGCCCGGGCCAGAGAGGCCAGTTCTTCCTCCAGGTTCCGTCCCGGGGGTACCGCCAGGGTGAACCAGAGGTTCAGCCGGTGATCCCGCAGGTAGTTATGACTCACCCCCGGGTGGGCATTGATCACCTCTGCGGCCCGAGAGATCCCCTCCTCCGGTACCTCAAAGGCCGCCAGAGTGGTCCGATAACCCAGGGCCTGGGGATTGAAAATCCCCCCTATCTGGCGCAGGATTCCCTCCTGGGAAAGCCGTTCCAGGCGGGAAAGGACCTCCGTTTCCGAAAGCCCTAGGCGTTCCCCCAGGAGAGCAAAGGGGCTTTCCTCCAAAGGGAATTCTTTCTGGACCAGGTTAAGGAGCTTGCGATCTTTCTTATCCATAGCTTTAATAGTAACTGGAAAGCCCGGATCGGGGAAAGGGGGTTTTCTCATGGCGAGCCGCGTCTTCTGGGTGGATCTTCATCTAAAAAAGAAGGCCTCCCTTCTGGAAAAGGTTACGGCCCTCCTTTCCGCTCTGGAAATGAAAGGGCGCTTTCGCCCCGGGGCCCTGGTAGGGGTAAAGCTCCATTTTGGCGAGGCCGGGAACCTGGCTCATCTCCGGCCCCAGTGGGTCCGCCGGGTGGTGGATCATCTGAAAGGCCTGGGGGTCAAACCCTTTCTTACCGACACCAACACCCTTTACCGGGGAAGCCGCTCCGATGCGGTAAGTCATCTGGAGACCGCCATCGCCAACGGATTCGATTATGCGGTGGTGGGGGCCCCCCTTATCGTTGCCGACGGCCTGCGAGGCAATTCCTATGAGCGGGTGGAGATGGATTTCCCGGTGCTCAAGGAGTTTTTCCTAGCCAAGGAGATCGTCCGGGCCGACGGCCTGGTGGTGCTCACCCACTTCAAGGGCCACGAGCTTTCGGCCTTCGGCGGAGCCCTGAAAAACGTAGGCATGGGGTGTGCCGCCCGCAAGGGAAAACTCGAGCAACACTCCACCGTGGCCCCGAAGATCGACAAGAAACTCTGTGTAGCCTGTGGGACCTGTGCGGAGTTCTGCCCGGTAGGAGCTCCGGAGCCGGCGAAAGGGGTGAAAAAACCCCGCTACCGCATTAACGAGAAACGCTGTATCGGTTGCGGAGAATGTATCGCCGTGTGCCCCCAGGAGGCCATCAAGGTCCAGTGGAACGAAAAAGCCGAACTTTTTATGCGCAAGATGGCCGAATACGCCGCGGCGGTCATCCTTCCCAAGAGAGGAAGAGTCTTTTTTCTCAACTTCGTCCTTCAGGTCTCTCCGGCCTGTGACTGCTATCCCTTTAACGACTATCCCCTGGTGCCCGACCTGGGTATCCTGGCCTCGGAGGATCCGGTGGCCCTGGATCAGGCCTCGGTGGATCTGGTCAATCAGGCCGCAGGACTTCCGGGCTCCAAGGTAGAAGCCTGTGGACCGGGAGAGGATAAGTTTCGGCGGCTTTATCCGGAATTGCCCTGGGAAATCACCCTGGATCACGCCGAAAAACTGGGCCTGGGAAGCCGGAAATACGAACTGATAAAGCTGGAGGAGTGAAAACAATGGGGTTTAGACCCTTTGAGGTCCTCAAGGAAAAGATCCGCAAGGAGGAACTCCCTCCGGGGCCAGAAAGACCCATCTGCGAGGAGGACCCGGAGGAATTCTTTCGCCAGGTCAAGCCTCTCCGGCCCAAAAAGGAGATCTTCTGGGCCCCGGGGTTCCGGAAGCCTCCGCGTTTTGAAGAGAAGACCTGGCCCCCGGAGCCCCTGCGGGTGCGGGTCTGGCAGACCTCGGAATACATGGAAGGGCGGGCCCCGGGGGTCACCAAGGAACTCCTGCGCAAGCTCCGGGAGGGACGGATTGCCTGGAGCCGGGTCCTGGATCTTCACGGCCTTACCGTGGCCGAAGCCGAAGAGGCCTTCCATCAGTTCCTCAGGGAATGCCTCTTTCGGGGAGACCGCTGTGTGCTCATCATCCACGGTCGGGGTCTTTCCTCTCCGCGAGGGCCGGTCCTTAAAGAAAAGGTGCGCTTCTGGTTGGAAAAGGGGCCCTTAAGGAGGCACGTCCTGGCCTACGCCACGGCCCGGCCCTGTGACGGTGGGCCCGGAGCCACCTATGTTTTACTTACCCTGAGAAAATGGCGATGAGACTCCCGGCCCACGGACGACGCAAGGTGCTCATCCACGGGCTTCCCGGCACCGGGAAGACCACCCTGATTTCCCGGGTAGTGGAAGACCTTTCCGGGCCCAAACGGGGCTTTATAACCCGGGAGGTACGCGAGGGCGGGCGGCGGATCGGTTTCAAGATCCACACCCTGGATGGGCGGGAGGCCTGGTTAGCCAGGAAGGGGCGGGGCTGGCCCCAGGTAGGAAAATATCGGGTCTTCTTGGAGACCTTCGAGAAACTGGCCCTTTCGGCCCTGGCCCCGGCCGAGCCCGGGACCCTCTACGTGGTGGACGAAATCGGCAAAATGGAGATCTTCTCCGAGGCCTTTCGCCACCGTATCCGGGAGCTCCTTTCCGGCCCGGAACCTCTGCTAGCTTCGGTAGGCTACGGCAAGGTGCCCTTTCTGGAAGAAATCTTCGAGCTCGAAGGCCCCATCTTCTGTGAGATCACCCCGGAAAACCGGGACTTCCTGGTAAACCGTATCCGGGTGGAGTTTGACCGTCCGGGAAGACTCCTGGTCTTTGAAGGGCTTGATGGCTCGGGGAAAAGCACCCTGGCCCAGGAGGTGGCCCGGAGGCTCAAGGCCCAGGGCCTTCCGGTAGTCCTCACCCAGGAGCCCTCCGGCGGAGAATGGGGGCAGAAGATCCGAGAACATCTGACCAAAGGCACTCCTCTTTCTCCCCAGGCCTATGCGGAGCTCTTTTTTCGGGATCGCTGGGAACACGCAGAAAAGCTCCTTATCCCGGCCCTCCTCCAGGGCAAAATCATTCTCTGCGACCGTTACTACCCCTCTACTCTGGCCTATCAGGGAAGTCAGGGGCTTTCCCTGCAGGGACTCTGGCGGCGGAACGAGACCGTAGCCCCGGTCCCGGATCTGGTAGTCTTTGTGGATCTTCCCCTGGAAGAGGCCCTGCAACGAATTAAAAGGCGGGGACAAGGGCGGGAAGCTTTTGAGACCCCGGAAAGGCTTGCGGCCATTTCCCGCCTCTACGAAGACCTTCTTCCCCGCTTCCGGCATTTGAGGGTTTTCGGCAGAGAACCCCTGGAGAAACTGGTAGAGGAGGTCCTCCATGCCCTATCCCATCTGGATTGAGATCGGAGGCCTCAAGCTTAAAGCAGAACTTGCCGAGACCGAATGTGCCCGCCGGATCTATGAGGCCCTGCCCCTGGAGGCCGAGGTCCAGGAGTGGGGAGACGAGTTTTACTTCCGGGTACCCGTAGAATGTGAACCCGACGAGACTTACACCCTGAAGGTGAGGGCCGGAGATCTTGGCTACTGGCCTCCGGGCCGCGCCCTGGCCCTCTTTTTCGGGCCCACCCCGGCCTCCACCGGCCCGGACCCTGTACCCGCAAGCGAGGTCAACCTGGTAGGACGCCTCCTGGACGACCCTTCCCGCCTTAGAGAGGTCAAGGGCACAAGCCGCATCCGCCTGGAAAAAAGATAGCCCCCCCTTGACCCGCCCCACCTCTTTGAATTAGCATTCAAAATATGAACAGGCGTTCAAAGAAGGCCCTCCGGGCCGAGCTACGCCGGGAGATCCTAGCCGCGGCCCTTTCCGTCTTTTCCGAGA
This portion of the Thermosulfurimonas marina genome encodes:
- a CDS encoding branched-chain amino acid ABC transporter permease, whose protein sequence is MANFTALNVLTVSGLVLLIGYAGEISLGHAGFWALGAYGSALLSLRLGIPPLLSTLAVVAGGTLLAALLGRLILRLKGNYLVMATLAFNLMVYYFLVEAEGLTGGPPGLPGIPPYRLGPYVLSGDPLFYYFLWGVTLAAFFSFLTWCTPERAGPSRPSPRRPRPPVWGSLPCATRFWPLP
- the tmk gene encoding dTMP kinase codes for the protein MAMRLPAHGRRKVLIHGLPGTGKTTLISRVVEDLSGPKRGFITREVREGGRRIGFKIHTLDGREAWLARKGRGWPQVGKYRVFLETFEKLALSALAPAEPGTLYVVDEIGKMEIFSEAFRHRIRELLSGPEPLLASVGYGKVPFLEEIFELEGPIFCEITPENRDFLVNRIRVEFDRPGRLLVFEGLDGSGKSTLAQEVARRLKAQGLPVVLTQEPSGGEWGQKIREHLTKGTPLSPQAYAELFFRDRWEHAEKLLIPALLQGKIILCDRYYPSTLAYQGSQGLSLQGLWRRNETVAPVPDLVVFVDLPLEEALQRIKRRGQGREAFETPERLAAISRLYEDLLPRFRHLRVFGREPLEKLVEEVLHALSHLD
- a CDS encoding branched-chain amino acid ABC transporter permease, whose translation is MHSGEGRALKALSEEAAAACLGISPLRYKILAFAVSAACALLAGAFYAHYLSFISPKTFDIFFSVELVTMCLFGGKGSLWGALLGAGVLTPLPHLLEILEDYRDFFYGGLLMGLLIFSPRA
- a CDS encoding ABC transporter permease subunit, translating into MEAWVLLQFVFSGLTAGAIYALVALGFCVVEKSLCIVNFAQGDFLTLAGFLAGTLLKGPGAPLAPCGPSGRPRSGPLRLSPGKGGPSAGPHPGPPRPHFYHHRGLHLSARSRWPISLP
- a CDS encoding ATP-binding cassette domain-containing protein translates to MLEIDGVSKSFGGLAVLSRVSFRVRPGEIVGLIGPNGAGKTTLLEHYLRNPFRRRRRGPPWRGLP
- a CDS encoding ABC transporter substrate-binding protein, which produces MRKGLFLVGLFLLGLCGGVFAQESIKIGALFALSGPAAFIGTPTKLVAEINKEGGIHGRPLKLVLGDTEGDPSKAVGFIYKEKVVAIIGPTRTGTGMAVKPLVEAARVPTIMTVGGDPVIMGGRFGSYRYIFKTPQRSSTAVRKIYGYLRKKGLTKVGLLTATDGFGKDGRKWLEKLAPEYGLTIVAAESFNPRDTDMTTQLAKIWRRRPQVIVAWTIGPAGAIIAKNVKQLGLPVPLFQCHGLPDPKYIELAGPAAEGNLMPSTKLMAWEQLPDSDPQKPVIAHFVHLYREVYHYDREFPINTHSGYAWDAVMILARALKKVGPDRERVREAIENLRGYVGISGVYRFTPEDHNGLDESSMIIVKIKNGRWILEDY
- a CDS encoding AsnC family transcriptional regulator yields the protein MDKKDRKLLNLVQKEFPLEESPFALLGERLGLSETEVLSRLERLSQEGILRQIGGIFNPQALGYRTTLAAFEVPEEGISRAAEVINAHPGVSHNYLRDHRLNLWFTLAVPPGRNLEEELASLARAAAARRYLILPIRRVFRIAVVFDLEEGVTGDGGPPRISENLIPDERTVRLVRATQEPLPLVPRPFSEVARQARVSEEELLTWIREMLRRGVMRRFAGLVRHHRAGFRENIMVAWRVPEERMEEIGRALASEPGITHCYERESYPDWPYNLYTMLHARKAPEERVAEIARRHHLTDYLPLRTVKELKKTRLKLFTE
- a CDS encoding cyclophilin-like fold protein; its protein translation is MPYPIWIEIGGLKLKAELAETECARRIYEALPLEAEVQEWGDEFYFRVPVECEPDETYTLKVRAGDLGYWPPGRALALFFGPTPASTGPDPVPASEVNLVGRLLDDPSRLREVKGTSRIRLEKR
- a CDS encoding DUF362 domain-containing protein, whose translation is MASRVFWVDLHLKKKASLLEKVTALLSALEMKGRFRPGALVGVKLHFGEAGNLAHLRPQWVRRVVDHLKGLGVKPFLTDTNTLYRGSRSDAVSHLETAIANGFDYAVVGAPLIVADGLRGNSYERVEMDFPVLKEFFLAKEIVRADGLVVLTHFKGHELSAFGGALKNVGMGCAARKGKLEQHSTVAPKIDKKLCVACGTCAEFCPVGAPEPAKGVKKPRYRINEKRCIGCGECIAVCPQEAIKVQWNEKAELFMRKMAEYAAAVILPKRGRVFFLNFVLQVSPACDCYPFNDYPLVPDLGILASEDPVALDQASVDLVNQAAGLPGSKVEACGPGEDKFRRLYPELPWEITLDHAEKLGLGSRKYELIKLEE
- a CDS encoding Smr/MutS family protein codes for the protein MGFRPFEVLKEKIRKEELPPGPERPICEEDPEEFFRQVKPLRPKKEIFWAPGFRKPPRFEEKTWPPEPLRVRVWQTSEYMEGRAPGVTKELLRKLREGRIAWSRVLDLHGLTVAEAEEAFHQFLRECLFRGDRCVLIIHGRGLSSPRGPVLKEKVRFWLEKGPLRRHVLAYATARPCDGGPGATYVLLTLRKWR